In Ovis aries strain OAR_USU_Benz2616 breed Rambouillet chromosome 14, ARS-UI_Ramb_v3.0, whole genome shotgun sequence, a single genomic region encodes these proteins:
- the FOXA3 gene encoding hepatocyte nuclear factor 3-gamma isoform X2, which yields MSCGLWKTPLYARESNQVKKVYSPVTPVPTMAPLNSYMTLNPLSSPYPPGGLPASPLPTGPLAPPAPTAPLGPTFPGLGASTGGGSSSGYAGPGPGLVHGKEMPKGYRRPLAHAKPPYSYISLITMAIQQAPGKMLTLSEIYQWIMDLFPYYRENQQRWQNSIRHSLSFNDCFVKVARSPDKPGKGSYWALHPSSGNMFENGCYLRRQKRFKLEEKVKKGGGGSSASRNSAGSASAAAAPAATVASTPQPQPPPPEPEAQGGDEVGALDCGSPAAPSTPYFTGLELPGELKLDAPYNFNHPFSINNLMSEQSPAPPKLDVGFGGYGAEGGESGVYYQGLYSRSLLNAS from the exons ATGTCATGTGGACTCTGGAAAACTCCACTGTACGCTCGTGAGAGTAACCAAGTGAAAAAG GTCTATTCTCCGGTGACCCCAGTACCCACCATGGCCCCCCTCAACTCCTACATGACCCTGAACCCGCTGAGCTCTCCCTACCCCCCAGGggggctccctgcctccccactgCCCACTGGACCCCTGGCGCCCCCAGCCCCCACAGCGCCCCTGGGGCCCACCTTCCCAGGCCTGGGCGCCAGCACGGGTGGAGGCAGCAGCTCAGGGTACGCGGGCCCGGGCCCGGGGCTGGTCCACGGGAAGGAGATGCCGAAGGGGTACCGGCGGCCCCTGGCCCACGCCAAGCCGCCCTACTCCTACATCTCGCTCATCACCATGGCCATCCAGCAGGCGCCGGGCAAGATGCTCACCCTGAGCGAGATCTACCAGTGGATCATGGACCTCTTCCCCTACTATCGGGAGAACCAGCAGCGCTGGCAGAACTCCATCCGCCACTCGCTCTCCTTCAACGACTGCTTCGTCAAGGTGGCGCGCTCCCCGGACAAGCCGGGCAAGGGTTCCTACTGGGCCCTGCACCCCAGCTCAGGTAACATGTTTGAGAACGGCTGCTACCTACGCCGCCAGAAGCGCTTCaagctggaggagaaggtgaAGAAAGGGGGCGGCGGGAGCTCGGCCTCCAGGAACAGTGCGGGGTCGGCCTCCGCGGCCGCCGCCCCTGCCGCCACTGTGGCCTCCACGCCGCAGCCGCAGCCCCCGCCCCCGGAGCCGGAGGCCCAGGGTGGGGACGAAGTGGGGGCTCTGGACTGTGGCTCGCCCGCTGCTCCCTCCACACCCTATTTCACAGGCCTGGAGCTCCCAGGGGAGCTAAAGCTGGATGCGCCCTACAACTTCAATCACCCTTTCTCCATCAACAACCTGATGTCGGAACAGTCGCCAGCACCCCCCAAGCTGGACGTGGGATTTGGGGGCTAcggggcagagggtggggagtCTGGGGTCTACTACCAGGGCCTCTATTCCCGCTCTCTGCTTAACGCATCCTAG
- the FOXA3 gene encoding hepatocyte nuclear factor 3-gamma isoform X1: MLGSVKMEAHDLAEWSYYPEAGEVYSPVTPVPTMAPLNSYMTLNPLSSPYPPGGLPASPLPTGPLAPPAPTAPLGPTFPGLGASTGGGSSSGYAGPGPGLVHGKEMPKGYRRPLAHAKPPYSYISLITMAIQQAPGKMLTLSEIYQWIMDLFPYYRENQQRWQNSIRHSLSFNDCFVKVARSPDKPGKGSYWALHPSSGNMFENGCYLRRQKRFKLEEKVKKGGGGSSASRNSAGSASAAAAPAATVASTPQPQPPPPEPEAQGGDEVGALDCGSPAAPSTPYFTGLELPGELKLDAPYNFNHPFSINNLMSEQSPAPPKLDVGFGGYGAEGGESGVYYQGLYSRSLLNAS; encoded by the coding sequence GTCTATTCTCCGGTGACCCCAGTACCCACCATGGCCCCCCTCAACTCCTACATGACCCTGAACCCGCTGAGCTCTCCCTACCCCCCAGGggggctccctgcctccccactgCCCACTGGACCCCTGGCGCCCCCAGCCCCCACAGCGCCCCTGGGGCCCACCTTCCCAGGCCTGGGCGCCAGCACGGGTGGAGGCAGCAGCTCAGGGTACGCGGGCCCGGGCCCGGGGCTGGTCCACGGGAAGGAGATGCCGAAGGGGTACCGGCGGCCCCTGGCCCACGCCAAGCCGCCCTACTCCTACATCTCGCTCATCACCATGGCCATCCAGCAGGCGCCGGGCAAGATGCTCACCCTGAGCGAGATCTACCAGTGGATCATGGACCTCTTCCCCTACTATCGGGAGAACCAGCAGCGCTGGCAGAACTCCATCCGCCACTCGCTCTCCTTCAACGACTGCTTCGTCAAGGTGGCGCGCTCCCCGGACAAGCCGGGCAAGGGTTCCTACTGGGCCCTGCACCCCAGCTCAGGTAACATGTTTGAGAACGGCTGCTACCTACGCCGCCAGAAGCGCTTCaagctggaggagaaggtgaAGAAAGGGGGCGGCGGGAGCTCGGCCTCCAGGAACAGTGCGGGGTCGGCCTCCGCGGCCGCCGCCCCTGCCGCCACTGTGGCCTCCACGCCGCAGCCGCAGCCCCCGCCCCCGGAGCCGGAGGCCCAGGGTGGGGACGAAGTGGGGGCTCTGGACTGTGGCTCGCCCGCTGCTCCCTCCACACCCTATTTCACAGGCCTGGAGCTCCCAGGGGAGCTAAAGCTGGATGCGCCCTACAACTTCAATCACCCTTTCTCCATCAACAACCTGATGTCGGAACAGTCGCCAGCACCCCCCAAGCTGGACGTGGGATTTGGGGGCTAcggggcagagggtggggagtCTGGGGTCTACTACCAGGGCCTCTATTCCCGCTCTCTGCTTAACGCATCCTAG
- the IRF2BP1 gene encoding interferon regulatory factor 2-binding protein 1, which translates to MASVQASRRQWCYLCDLPKMPWAMVWDFSEAVCRGCVNFEGADRIELLIDAARQLKRSHVLPEGRSPGPPALKHPATKDLAAAAAQGPQLPPPQAQPQPSGTGGAVSGQDRYDRATSSGRLPLPSPALEYTLGSRLANGLGREEAVAEGARRALLGSMPGLVPPGLLAAAVSGLGSRGLTLAPGLSPARPAFGSDFEKEKQQRNADCLAELNEAMRGRAEEWHGRPKAVREQLLALSACAPFNVRFKKDHGLVGRVFAFDATARPPGYEFELKLFTEYPCGSGNVYAGVLAVARQMFHDALREPGKALASSGFKYLEYERRHGSGEWRQLGELLTDGVRSFREPAPAEALPQQYPEPAPAALCGPPPRAPSRNLAPTPRRRKASPEPEGEAAGKMTTEEQQQRHWVAPGGPFSADAPGVPSPIAALKNVAEALGHSPKDPAGSGGPVRAGGASPAASSTAPPPAQHRLVARNGEAEVSPTAGAEAVSGGGSGTGATPGAPLCCTLCRERLEDTHFVQCPSVPGHKFCFPCSREFIKAQGPAGEVYCPSGDKCPLVGSSVPWAFMQGEIATILAGDIKVKKERDP; encoded by the coding sequence ATGGCGTCCGTGCAGGCGTCCCGCCGCCAGTGGTGCTACCTGTGCGACCTGCCCAAGATGCCGTGGGCCATGGTGTGGGACTTCAGTGAAGCCGTGTGCCGCGGATGCGTGAACTTCGAGGGCGCGGATCGCATCGAGCTGCTCATTGATGCCGCCCGCCAGCTCAAGCGCAGCCACGTGCTCCCCGAGGGCCGTTCTCCGGGGCCCCCAGCCCTCAAACACCCGGCCACTAAGGACCTGGCTGCCGCCGCCGCACAGGGCCCTCAGTTGCCGCCTCCACAGGCCCAGCCCCAGCCGTCGGGGACAGGCGGCGCTGTCTCCGGCCAGGACCGCTATGACAGGGCCACATCGTCGGGCCGCCTCCCCCTGCCCTCGCCCGCCCTGGAGTACACCCTGGGGTCCCGCCTGGCCAATGGACTGGGCCGTGAAGAGGCTGTGGCGGAGGGGGCGCGAAGGGCCCTGCTTGGCTCCATGCCCGGCTTGGTGCCCCCCGGGCTGCTAGCAGCTGCGGTGTCTGGCCTGGGAAGCCGAGGGCTGACGCTGGCACCCGGCTTGAGTCCTGCCCGTCCAGCTTTTGGCTCCGATTTCGAGAAGGAGAAGCAACAGAGGAATGCGGACTGTCTGGCAGAACTGAACGAGGCCATGAGGGGCCGGGCAGAGGAATGGCACGGGCGCCCCAAAGCCGTGCGGGAACAACTGCTGGCGCTGTCCGCCTGCGCCCCTTTCAATGTCCGTTTCAAGAAGGATCACGGGCTGGTGGGACGTGTGTTCGCCTTCGATGCTACTGCCCGCCCGCCAGGCTACGAGTTCGAGCTGAAGCTCTTCACCGAATACCCCTGTGGTTCTGGCAACGTGTACGCGGGAGTCCTGGCAGTCGCTCGCCAGATGTTTCATGATGCTCTGCGCGAGCCGGGCAAGGCGCTGGCCTCATCAGGCTTCAAGTACCTCGAATATGAACGCCGGCACGGCTCTGGGGAATGGCGCCAGCTGGGAGAGCTGCTAACGGATGGGGTCCGAAGCTTCCGCGAGCCAGCACCCGCCGAGGCCCTGCCCCAGCAGTATCCAGAGCCGGCCCCTGCAGCTCTCTGCGGCCCTCCCCCACGAGCCCCATCCCGGAATCTGGCTCCCACTCCACGCCGTCGCAAGGCCTCCCCTGAGCCCGAGGGCGAGGCAGCTGGGAAGATGACCACAgaggagcagcagcagcggcactGGGTGGCACCCGGTGGCCCATTCTCCGCTGATGCCCCTGGTGTGCCCTCCCCTATCGCCGCCCTGAAGAACGTAGCCGAGGCCCTGGGCCACTCTCCCAAGGACCCTGCCGGGAGTGGGGGCCCTGTGCGCGCCGGGGGTGCCAGCCCCGCCGCCTCCTCCACggccccacctccagcccagcATCGTCTAGTGGCCCGCAACGGTGAGGCAGAAGTGAGCCCCACAGCAGGGGCGGAAGCTGTTAGCGGGGGTGGTAGTGGCACCGGGGCGACCCCTGGGGCCCCCCTGTGCTGCACCCTCTGCCGGGAGCGTCTGGAAGACACCCACTTCGTCCAGTGCCCCTCAGTGCCCGGACATAAGTTTTGTTTTCCCTGCTCCCGCGAGTTCATCAAGGCTCAGGGCCCTGCTGGAGAGGTGTACTGCCCCAGCGGAGACAAGTGCCCGCtagtgggctcctctgtcccctgggCCTTCATGCAGGGAGAGATCGCCACCATTCTTGCTGGAGACATCAAGGTTAAGAAAGAACGGGACCCCTAG